CGGTAGGCTTCCCGAAAACAATATAATCGGTGTGGTTCTTCAGTGATTTCTCCATCCACTTCACACCCTTAAACCAAACCAGTTCCAGTTCGTCGCCGGCTTCGTCTACCAGTGTAGCTGCCAGGCGCTGCTTACGGCCTTCGCCTAATAACTGCTTGCCCCGCACACGCCCACGCACCTGCACATACGGCATACTTTCATCAAGCTCGACAATGCGGTAAAACTGGGTGCGGTCCAGGTATCGGAAGGGGTAATGCTGGATCAGGTCGCCATAGGTATACATATTCAGCTCCTTCTGCAACAGCTCAGCGCGCTGCGGCCCTATCCCTTTTAGATACTCGATCTTTGTATGGAAGAAGTTACTCAAAACCTACGGGTAAATTATGAATAATGAATTAAGAATTATGAATGAGATAAAGATAACGAATATGTCTGAATCAGAATTTGCAGGATTGGTTTGATATGCTGGATTAAAATATATTAGTTACTTACTTAATTCCTTATTTATTAAATCAATTAGTTCTGAGAAGTGAACTATTGAATCTTCAATTCTTATTAATGTTTGGCTGCTAGTAGAGAAGTAATAACTACAAATAGTTATTACTTCTCTTCCCTCTTTTATTTCTCGCTTACTTCTAAGGTCAATTTCATTAAAGGAGAAGTTGTGGGCAAAATCATTCCTGTCTTTTCTGAAACTTCGTATAGTGTTCTCAAAATGTTCGAGTACCTTCGCTACATCACGTCCTTTAAGTTTATCGAGCACTTTCTTATTGAACTTAGTACCGCTTACTATTGCAAGTTTGTAGTACACATTTAGTAAGTGATAAACTATATCGGCTGCAGATACATAGTGATAAAAGAAGTTTTCAACTGAATAATCAAATAAGAACTTATTAGTCCTTATTGCTTTATCTTTTAAAAAAGGGAAAAACTCAGTAGAACCATCGTCAGTATTTTCAGCCCAATTTGTGTCAGGAATACCTCTTGAATAGTAAAACCTTAAAAGTACGTAGCTAAACTCTAACCTTCTAACCTTATTGTTAAATCTGTTTCTCCAAACTGTAAAGTCATTTTCCTTAATAAAGTCTTCAGAAGTATTGACACTCTTTACACTATCATTAGTTGTCAAATACAACTTAGAAAGTAATGGCTGAGATTTTAGTATTTCTATTCTCTCCTCTTTGGCAGGATATAGAAATGGCTCGTATTCTTTCTCTAGGTTTGTCATTTCTTAACAACCAGCAATTACTTCCCTTTCTGCCACTTCAACGTGTTCAGCAGGTGAATTACGTCTCTCTTTACAAATTCAATAACCGGGGCAAGCGAGTCGTTTTGGGTTGCGGTGCGGAAGTATAAAGCGCCGCGCAGGAAATGCTTGGTAGAATCAGTAACGTAGAACTGGAACTGGCTTGGTACTTCGCCTTCCAGTTCAAAAACAGAAGCTACTGCACCCGTTGGTGTTTTTACTTCGGTCTCTTCTATAGAGTAAGCCTTTATCTGGTGCTTGCCGGTTAGTTTACGAGCATCTTCTATCAAGCTGTTCAGCATTTTGTCGTTGCCTTGTAAATCCTTGTAAGTAAGCTGCACGTTTGCTCCCAGCCTCGGGTAAAGTATATTTATCCAATGGGGCTGTGCTATCAGCGACGAATCAGGGCGTATTTTAGCGTGGCTCGAAAACTCGAAAGTATACGGGTGCGCCTCTTTTAGAGGCTGGTATGTCTGGGCCGGAAGATCTATACGGTTATAGCCTTTTGGCTTCGGAGTATATTCTGTTCCACAGGAAACAACTGTAAGAGCAAGGGCAAACCATAACCCGAATTGTATCTTAGGTAACTTTGTGAGTGCGTTTCTTTTTACTTCCGACATTTATTTTTACTCGTTTTACGCGTTTGCTGTCTGCAGATTCTATAGTAAAATGAAACTGGCCATAGGTTATAGTTTCGCCGGATCTGGGAATCCGGGAGAAGAGCGACAGCATCAGTCCGGCTACAGATTCATTTTCACCTTTTATTTCATCAAAGGCATCAAAAGGCACTTCCGTTATCTTACAAAAGTCGTGCAATGAGGTCTTCGCATCAAAGATAAAGGTATTTTTATCTAACTGGGAGTAGATGATCTCTTCGTCGTCAAACTCGTCGTTTATCTCGCCTACAATTTCCTCTACTATATCTTCTAAGGTAAGCAAGCCCGCAGTGGCGCCATATTCGTTCAAAACTATAGCCATGTGCACATGCTTGTCCTTAAAGTCCTCGAAAAGGTCGGCAATGCGCTTGCTGTCCGGCACAAAGAAAGGGGCGCGCAGCAGTTGCTGCCATTTAAAATCCGGGCCTTTATCTATATGCGGTAGCAAGTCTTTTACATAAAGTATACCTTCGATTTTATCTGTGCTCTCCGAATAAACCGGCACACGGGAATAACCCCATTTCATAATTTCGGGGAGCAGTTCAGGTAACGTAAGAGAAGTTTTAAAAGCAATTATATCTATACGCGGCCGCATGATCTGCCTTACCGTAATAGAACCGAAGTTTACTACACCACGCAAAATGCGTCGTTCTTCTGGCGATGTGTCTTCATTTGTCAGTGCAACGTCAAGGCTATGCTTCAACTCCTGCATGGTATGGTTATAGCTACGTGCAGCATACCGGCTTTCGATCCATCCGCTTATAGCCATCAGTAATCTGGCTAAAGGTTGCACAAGTGGCCTCATTGCTGATAAACCGGGAGCAGCGCGTCGGGCTATAGTTAGCGGGTTTTTATGCGCGTATACTTTAGGCAGCACCTCCCCGAAAAACACGATCAGGAAAGTAGCGAAGAGCATACAGGCAGCCAACTCCATAAAACCTAATTTAGAGCCAAACAGTAACCAGGCAATGTAAGCAAACAGCGTAATGATGCTTACATTGATACCGTTGTTAATAATTAAAATATGAGTGAGCAGCTGGCGCGGGTCATCCAGTAAAGCAACGATGCGCTTATCTGTATGATGGGTGCTGTTTTTAAGCTTTTCCAAGTCTTGCTTCTGCAACGAAAAAAATGCTGCTTCCGCCCCTGAAGCAAGGGCAGAAAGCAGCAAAAGAATTGTACAACCAAGTATGGCTGCTATGTATTCAAACCTGAGTAAAGCAGACGTGTTTTGTAAATACTGCAGTAAACTATAACTCAGGGGGTCTCCAGGATCTATACTTCCCAAAATCTGATCTTTTAGTTAAACAATGGTTAGAACGGCAGGTCGTCTGGCTCGTCGTTCTGTGCAACACCTGCAGGAGCAGATGAGCTGCCGGCACTATAAGTACCAGCTGTTGCTGAAGAAGCAGCTCCCTGGTAATTACCACCACCATCCTGTGAGCCACCTTCTCCACGCGTAAGCATGGTCATGTTATCTGCCACAATTTCGGTAGAATAACGTTGGTTGCCCTCTTTGTCCTGGTATTGGCTGGTACGGATCTTACCTTCGATAAAAACAGACTGACCTTTGCGCAGATACTTTTCTGCTACTTCGGCCAAACCACGCCACAACACGATGTTGTGCCACTCTGTTTTTTCCTGCTTCTGTCCGTTCTTATCTTTAAAAGACTCGGATGTTGCTAAAGGGAAACGGGCCACAGCCACGCCGCCTTCTAAATGACGTACTTCAGGGTCTTTGCCCAGATTTCCGATAAGGATTACTTTGTTTACACTTGCCATGTCTTTTTTAGTTTAAATAGTTAATTAATTGGGCTACTCCGGCAACCAAGCCGGAGGCAAATATGGCTTACTGAACTACAAATTTAAGGATGAAAAAGTTCAGTTTATAAATGTAGTAAAATCTTGGCATCTTTCAAATAGTTGCTGATCAAAACTGGCTTCGGAAGCTCATCTATTTTTTCAGGGTCATAAAGGGCCAGTCTTGTTTCCTGTTCTACCTCCGGTTTTAACTTTTCCTCCAGCTTAATCAGGTAAAACTTAGCAGTAATTTTCTGATGGCTAAGTATATGCTTGTATTCTTTAAGTGGGGTTAATAAATGGTGGGCCTGTACAGGTATACCAGCAGCATTAAGTTCCGAGAGCAGAGATTCAGGTATAAGTTGTTTTTCTATACTTTCGTGCAGATAGAAGTCATATAGCCCTTGCCAGATGTCGCCCTCCAGGCGTTTGCGCATATAATACTGGCCTTGCCACTCAAATACCAGGTAATGGAAGTAACGTGGCCGTGCAGCTTTAGCCTTAGATTTTACAGGTAACTCCTGTACTAAGCCATGTGTAAAAGCAAAACAAGATTGCTGCAATGGGCAGAACAGACAATCGGGCATTATAGGAGTGCATTGAATGGCCCCAAACTCCATTACTGCCTGGTTATAAGTGTCGGGTTCAGCAGCGGGCACCAGCTTATCGGCCTGTTCTTGGAAAGTTTTACGCGAAGCAGGTACAGCAATATCTTCTGAAATGCCGAATACACGTGCCAGTACCCGGAAAACATTCCCGTCCAGCACAGCTACCTGTTCTTTGTAAGCAAAAGCGGCAACGGCAGCTGCAGTATAGCTGCCTACTCCTTTCAGTTTTAAAAGCTCGCTATAGTTATCAGGGAATTTGCTGCCGTACTCATTTACAATCTGTTTTGCTGTGTGGTGCATATTGCGTGCCCGGGAGTAATAGCCAAGCCCTTGCCACAAACGGAGTACCTCATCTTCAGGTGCGGCAGCCAGATCCTGAACTGTAGGGTAAGCTTCCGTGAATTTTATATAATAAGGTAGCCCTTGGTTTACACGTGTCTGCTGAAGTATAACTTCTGACAACCAGATGAAATAGGGGTTGGTAGTATTACGCCAGGGCAAATTTCTTTTGTGCCGGTTATACCAGTTAATCAACGTTTCAGAGAAGTAGGTGTAGTTATTAGCCATATACGGAGCTGCAGCATGTGGTAAAGTAGAACTGTTAAAGTTATAGTTTTGTTCTGTTACCTGCGCAAAGGTAAACAGGCAAGTATAGGTATAGTTGTGCAACTGCCGGGTAGAAAAGTTATATTTTAAGGTTGCAAGTACCTGACTATACGCGCTTAAGAGATAGGAATTTATGCTTAATAATTTAAGCGTAAAACTTTTACATATCGAAAAGTAAAACTACCTTTGTGCCCCGAAAATCACGGAGTTGGTGCAATTGCCATCTTTTTGTATTGGAAATTTAACATATTTTAAAATTTATAAAACTCAAGAAAGTGACTAAAGCAGAAGTAATATCAGAGATTGCTGATAAAACAGGGATTGATAAGGCTGACGTGCAATCAACTATCGAGGCTTTTTTCAAAGTAGTAAAAGACTCAATGGCTGATGGTAACAACATCTATGTGAGAGGTTTTGGTAGCTTTGTGAATAAGAAGCGCGCCAAAAAAGTTGCTCGTAACATCTCTAAGAATACATCTATTATTATTGATGAGCACTTTATCCCTAGCTTTAAGCCGTCTAAAACCTTTATTGCTAAGATTAAAAACAGCAAAAAGATTAAAGAACTGGCTCATTCTTAATTCTTTCGTATCTTTGCATCTTAATTTTGCAAATTACTAATTAACACCTACCTACTTTAGAAGGATGTCACGCAATCAGATCATTTTAGTTATTGTGGCTATTGCCCTGATAGCAGCTATGTTTTTACTGCCTAAAGTAGTTGTTAATGAAGGTGATAAGGATAATTTAGCCAAAAATGGTTCTGAAGCTGCAGTACCTGAAGGGCACTCAGCAGATGATGGCCATGGCCACGGTGAAGAAGCAGGAGCAGGTGCTACTGCAACAGCTGCTGACCCGCATGCTACTGCTACACCACAGCAACTGATGGAGCTGGCTACAGTAAGAGCCCGCTACAACAAAGCTACCGATAAGCAGCAGCGTGTATTGCTGGCAGCCGAACTGGCCGAAGCCTATGCCACTGCAGGTAAGTATGATAGCGCAGGCTACTACTTTGAGACAGTAGCAAAAGCAAGACCAGGTGAAAGAAGCTTTAAAAAAGCTGGCGACAACTATTTTGAAGGTTTTACTTACGCTGCCTCGCAGGAGCGTGCTGCTGAATTAGGTGCCAAGGCCCGTACTATGTATGAGCAGGTGCTGAAAAACAACCCGGCTGACCTGGATGCTAAAACCAATGTGGCAATGACTTACATAGCTAGCTCAAACCCTATGCAGGGTATAACACTGCTACGCGAAGTGGTTGCAACTGACCCGAACAATGAGAAAGCGGTCTTTAATTTAGGGATACTTTCTATACAGTCCAGGCAGTACGATAAAGCTGCTGAACGTTTTGAGCATCTGGTGAAAATAAATCCGGAGCACGTGGAAGGTAACTTCTACCTGGCTGTATCGCTGGCAGAGACTGGCAAAAAAGAAGAAGCAAAGGCCTTGTTTAACAAGGTGAAAACAATGAAAGATGACCCGGCGCTGATAGCATCAGTAGATGAATATCTGGCCCGTCTTAAATAGCATTAAAGAAATTATTCACAAATAAAAAACTTCAAGACTATGCCTTGCGGAAAGAAAAGAAAAAGACATAAGATCGCTACGCACAAAAGAAAGAAGCGCCTAAGAAAGAACAGACATAAGAAGAAGTAATTTCTTCTGCGTTTAAGGGAGCCCACTTTGCTACCGCAATGTGGGCTTTGGTCTATACATCCAACTAATCTTTGAGAGAAATTGAGTAATGAACTAATCATCAATTCTACTCAGGATGGAGAACGCATTGCACTCTTACAGGACAAACGACTTGTAGAATACCACTACGAGAAAAAAGATACCAACTATATTGTAGGTGATATCTTTTTAGGAACTGTAAAAAAGGTAATGCCAGGCCTAAATGCTGCCTTTATTGATATTGGCTACCAGAAAGATGCATTCCTGCATTATCACGACCTGGGGGCTAATATCAAAACACTTAACAAATATGTTAAGGTAGCACAGA
Above is a genomic segment from Pontibacter deserti containing:
- the gldE gene encoding gliding motility-associated protein GldE — its product is MGSIDPGDPLSYSLLQYLQNTSALLRFEYIAAILGCTILLLLSALASGAEAAFFSLQKQDLEKLKNSTHHTDKRIVALLDDPRQLLTHILIINNGINVSIITLFAYIAWLLFGSKLGFMELAACMLFATFLIVFFGEVLPKVYAHKNPLTIARRAAPGLSAMRPLVQPLARLLMAISGWIESRYAARSYNHTMQELKHSLDVALTNEDTSPEERRILRGVVNFGSITVRQIMRPRIDIIAFKTSLTLPELLPEIMKWGYSRVPVYSESTDKIEGILYVKDLLPHIDKGPDFKWQQLLRAPFFVPDSKRIADLFEDFKDKHVHMAIVLNEYGATAGLLTLEDIVEEIVGEINDEFDDEEIIYSQLDKNTFIFDAKTSLHDFCKITEVPFDAFDEIKGENESVAGLMLSLFSRIPRSGETITYGQFHFTIESADSKRVKRVKINVGSKKKRTHKVT
- a CDS encoding tetratricopeptide repeat protein; its protein translation is MSRNQIILVIVAIALIAAMFLLPKVVVNEGDKDNLAKNGSEAAVPEGHSADDGHGHGEEAGAGATATAADPHATATPQQLMELATVRARYNKATDKQQRVLLAAELAEAYATAGKYDSAGYYFETVAKARPGERSFKKAGDNYFEGFTYAASQERAAELGAKARTMYEQVLKNNPADLDAKTNVAMTYIASSNPMQGITLLREVVATDPNNEKAVFNLGILSIQSRQYDKAAERFEHLVKINPEHVEGNFYLAVSLAETGKKEEAKALFNKVKTMKDDPALIASVDEYLARLK
- a CDS encoding HU family DNA-binding protein, producing the protein MTKAEVISEIADKTGIDKADVQSTIEAFFKVVKDSMADGNNIYVRGFGSFVNKKRAKKVARNISKNTSIIIDEHFIPSFKPSKTFIAKIKNSKKIKELAHS
- a CDS encoding Cthe_2314 family HEPN domain-containing protein; its protein translation is MTNLEKEYEPFLYPAKEERIEILKSQPLLSKLYLTTNDSVKSVNTSEDFIKENDFTVWRNRFNNKVRRLEFSYVLLRFYYSRGIPDTNWAENTDDGSTEFFPFLKDKAIRTNKFLFDYSVENFFYHYVSAADIVYHLLNVYYKLAIVSGTKFNKKVLDKLKGRDVAKVLEHFENTIRSFRKDRNDFAHNFSFNEIDLRSKREIKEGREVITICSYYFSTSSQTLIRIEDSIVHFSELIDLINKELSK
- the ssb gene encoding single-stranded DNA-binding protein, whose amino-acid sequence is MASVNKVILIGNLGKDPEVRHLEGGVAVARFPLATSESFKDKNGQKQEKTEWHNIVLWRGLAEVAEKYLRKGQSVFIEGKIRTSQYQDKEGNQRYSTEIVADNMTMLTRGEGGSQDGGGNYQGAASSATAGTYSAGSSSAPAGVAQNDEPDDLPF
- the gldD gene encoding gliding motility lipoprotein GldD, producing the protein MSEVKRNALTKLPKIQFGLWFALALTVVSCGTEYTPKPKGYNRIDLPAQTYQPLKEAHPYTFEFSSHAKIRPDSSLIAQPHWINILYPRLGANVQLTYKDLQGNDKMLNSLIEDARKLTGKHQIKAYSIEETEVKTPTGAVASVFELEGEVPSQFQFYVTDSTKHFLRGALYFRTATQNDSLAPVIEFVKRDVIHLLNTLKWQKGK
- the mutY gene encoding A/G-specific adenine glycosylase, whose protein sequence is MANNYTYFSETLINWYNRHKRNLPWRNTTNPYFIWLSEVILQQTRVNQGLPYYIKFTEAYPTVQDLAAAPEDEVLRLWQGLGYYSRARNMHHTAKQIVNEYGSKFPDNYSELLKLKGVGSYTAAAVAAFAYKEQVAVLDGNVFRVLARVFGISEDIAVPASRKTFQEQADKLVPAAEPDTYNQAVMEFGAIQCTPIMPDCLFCPLQQSCFAFTHGLVQELPVKSKAKAARPRYFHYLVFEWQGQYYMRKRLEGDIWQGLYDFYLHESIEKQLIPESLLSELNAAGIPVQAHHLLTPLKEYKHILSHQKITAKFYLIKLEEKLKPEVEQETRLALYDPEKIDELPKPVLISNYLKDAKILLHL